The sequence GTGCCATAGTTGCCGTAACCTCCCCTCTCCTGGTCGCGGATGACGTGGCCGCCCTCGAGGGCGATCACGCGACGGTGCATGCTATCGACCATCTCGCGGTCGTGCGTGGCGACGATCACGGTGGTGCCGGTGCGGTTAATACGCTCAAGCAGCTTCATGATGCCCAGCGAGATCGCCGGGTCGAGGTTGCCCGTGGGCTCGTCGCAGATCAGCAGCGGCGGACGGTTGACCATAGCACGGGCGACGGCAACGCGCTGCTGCTCGCCACCGGAAAGCTGGTCGGGCAGCGAGTCCATCTGATCGGCCAGACCGACCAGACGCAGCACCTCGGGCACCTGGCTGCGAATGACGCCCTTGGGCTTGCCGATGCACTGCAGGGCAAACGCCACGTTTTCGTAGGCGGTCTTTTGCGGCAGAAGCTTAAAGTCCTGGAACACGGCGCCAATCTGGCGGCGCAGGAACGGAACCTTACGGTTCTTGATCTTCATGAGGTCCTGACCGGCAACCAGGATGCGGCCGCTCGTCGGCTTGACGTCGCGGTTGAGCGTCGACAGCAGCGTGGTCTTACCCGAGCCGGAGTGACCGACCAGGAAGACGAACTCGCCCGGATAGATCTCGATGTTGATGTCGTCGAGTGCAGGCTTGTTAGGCTGTGCCGGATAGATCTTGGTGACATGCTCCATAAGGATGACGGGCTCGACACCGGCCTGCTTGGCCATCTTCTTGCGGCTGGCCTGCGGATCGATGGGCGCAAACACCGACGTAAAATCGGGGTTGTTGAGCGCGTTATCGAGGCTTGCGACCTCGGCTGCCTGATCGCTCTCGACCACCGGGGCAGCAGGCTGCGTGGGGTCGGGAATAGCGGCAAAGAGACCGGACTGCGCAGGCTGAGGAGCCGGCGTCGCAGGGGCCAAGGGGTCGGGAATGCCGGCCATGGTAGGCTGCGGCGTGGCGGCACCAGCCTGAGGCTGCTCCACGCGAGCGGTCACGGCCTGAACGGGCTCAAAACCCGCCGTGCCGGAAAGCGCGACATCGCTGGTTGGATTGTAGGCAAAGGGATCGGATGCCGGCTGTGCCTGATCTGCCGGCTGAGCGGGGGCCTGAGCAACAGGCTGGCCCTCTGAATCCGGAGTGGCGAAACGACTGCCCTGGACGCCTGCCTGCGTCTTGGGGGCATCATCGCCCGCACCGGAGGTACGGAAGTGGTTACCCACTGGTGCTCCTTATCGTCGTGCGTTTAAACTACATGAGCGCTTTGTATTTTAGCAGCATTAGCTTTGCTGCACATAAGAAGCATGGCCCTTGATTCTCATTTTCATTGCAACAGCCTCAGGACTCAGCGCAACGCGTTGCGCTGAGTCCTGAGGCGCGAATCCGGGTAGGCAACCCCAGAGGGGCCGGAATCCCCCGGCCCGCGATGGAGGGAGGCCGGCATGTCCAGACCCAAGCCGTCCGGAAGGTCGTACGGGAGGCTCACGAGGCACGAGAGGAACACGGTCGAGAGGATGCTCGACCGCAACCGCAGCGCCCGCGAGATCGCCGCGGAGCTCGGCAGGTCGCCGTCGACCGTGACCAGGGAGGTGGCGGCGCACCGCTACGTCACCGCGCCGCGCTCGCGCTACGGCGAGCCCGCGCCCGCGGACCTGTCGGGGGCCTGCCCCAGGCTCTCCGCGTGGCCGAGGTGCTGCAACGGCTGCTCGCACAGGAGGGGCTACGGCTGCTCGAGGAGGCCCAGGGTGTTCTACAGCGCCAGGAGGGCGCAGGAGGCGGCCGACGCCGAGCTCTCGGCGAGCAGGTCCGGGATCGACGAGACCGAGGAGGGCGCCGCCGCCAAGCTAGCGGCCATCAGGGACGGGCTCGCGCGCGGGCTCTCCCCGCAGCAGATAGCGGCGACGACCCCCGGGCTCAGCGCCTCCACCGTCTACAGGTGGGTGGACGCCGGCTACGACGGCATGACGAACATGGAGCTCAGGCGCAAGGTCGGCTACAGGCCGAGGTCGCGCCGGGCCCCGAAGAGGGCGACGTCCCACTCGGCGCGCAGGTCGCACGCGTCGTTCCTCGCGCTCGGCGAGGACGCCTGCGCCGCGGCCTGGGAGATGGACACCGTCGAGGGCCCCAGGGGCGACTCCGCCAGGCTCCTCACGCTCCTGCACCGCCCGAGCCGCTTCCAGCTGGCCCTGCCGCTGCCGGACGGCACGTGCGCCTCGGTCCTGGCGGCGCTCTCCTCCCTGCGCGGGGTCCTCGGCGAGGACGGCGCGAGGCGCGCCTTCGGCGCCGTGCTCACCGACAACGGGAGCGAGTTCGCCGACGAGGGCGCCATCGCGGCGCTGTTCGGCGAGCGGGACGGCGAGACCAGGCTCTTCTACTGCGACCCCCGGCAGAGCCAGCAGAAGGGCGCGTGCGAGAAGAACCACGTGGAGATCAGGAAGCTGCTGCCCAAGGGCGCAGGGGCCAGGTTCGACCGGCTGACGGCGGCGGACTGCGCGCTGCTCATGTCGCAGGTGAACTCCGAGCCGAGGGGGGCGCTCGGGTTCCTGACGCCGGCGCGCGTGCTGCGGGCGGCCCTCGGGGAGGACGCCTCCGCCCTCATGGACGCGTTCGGGATAGAGGAGCTGGCGCCCGGCGAGCTCGACCTCACGCCCGGCTGCATCGACAGGGCCAGGGCCGCGAGGGGCGAGGGGCCGCTGGCGGGATAGGCGGCGGGCCGGGACATGGGCCGGAGGGCCCGTTGCGCTGAGTCCGGAACGGCTGCGCGGCGGGCTGGCGGAGCATGCGGCGGCGGCATGGGGGCACCGGCCTCCACAGCCTCTCCACCTGCGGAAACGAGGCGACGAGCAGGTGCCGGGGGCTATTTCCGCGTTGCGCTAGCTGCGGAAACGCGGGGCCCGTTCAGGCTGTTGCGTTGAGATTGAAAATCAACCTAAGAAGCATGGCGTGCTTAGGGATCCCGTCGGCCGTGCACAGGGTTACTCTCCAAATCGTCCTCGGACATGTCGGAGCCCCCGCTGCGCACTACGTGCGGCGGGGGCTCCTCCGTCCTGCGGAAAGATTTGGAGAGTAACCCTGTGTCCGGCCTGCGATAACTAAGGGGTCGCTGCGTTTTACTTGGGGTGCTGCATATACAAAGTTGGAAGGGTCTGAATTGCGCTTTGTCGATATATGCCCTTTTCCCTGATGGGACCGTGCTTGAGGGGCGTCTTCATAAGTTGCGGTGAAATAGGGACTGTTTTACCAGTTAAAAGGTCTAATCAGTCCTTATTTCACCACAACTGAAACAGGGGCGCTCTCCAAGAGAGCGCCCCTGCCGGGTTTCCATAGTTCTGGCGAAGCAGTCCTTGAGATCCGCCTTGCCTTATGCCAAGAACTCCTTGGTGGTCGCCACGATGTTGGCGGCGTCCAGGCCATACTTGTGCAAGAGCTCGGCACCCGGGCCGGACTCGCCAAAGGTGTCGTTGACGCCGATCTTCTTGAGGGGCGTCGGGCACTGCTCGCACAGGACGTCGGCAACGGCGCTGCCCAGGCCACCGATTACAGAATGCTCCTCGACGGTCACGACGTGGCCGGTCTTGGTGGCGCTCTTGACGATCAGGTCGGCATCGATGGGCTTGATGGTGTGCATGTTGATGACCTCGGCGTCGATGCCCTCGGCAGCGAGCTGCTCGGCGGCCTCGAGAGCCTCGCCGACCATCAGGCCGCAGGCGATGATGGTGACGTCGGCGCCCTCGCGCATGACAATGCCCTTACCCAACTCGAAGTTGTAGGTCTCGGGGTCGTTGATAACCGGCGAGGCCAAACGAGCGAAGCGCATGTACACCGGACCGTCGCACTCGTAGGCGGCGCGCGTTACGGCGCGGGCCTCGACGTCGTCGGCAGGAACGATCACAGTCATGCCGGGGATGACGCGCATGAGGGCAATATCCTCGCAGCACTGGTGCGTGGCGCCATCCTCGCCCACCGAGATACCGGCATGCGTGGCACCGATCTTAACGTTGAGATGCGGGTAGCCGATGGAGTTACGGACCTGCTCAAAGGCGCGGCCGGCGGCAAACATGGCAAAGGTGCTCGCGAAGGCAACGCGGCCGGTGGTCGCGATACCGGCGGCGACGCCCATCAGGTTGCTCTCGGCAATGCCCACATCGAAGAAACGATCGGGGCAGGCGGCCTTGAACTTGCCGGTCTGCGTGGCGGCGGCCAGGTCGGCGTCGAGGACCACAAAGTCATCGTGCTCGTTGGCGAGCTCGACGAGGGCCTCGCCGTAGCTTACGCGCGTGGCGATTTTTTTGACGTCTGCCATCCTAGAGCTCCTCTCCGGCGGCCGTGAGCTCTGCCATGGCCTGCTCAAACTGTTCATCGTTGGGGGCCTTGCCGTGCCAACCAACCTGGTTCTCCATAAAGGAAACGCCCTTGCCCTTCATGGTCTCGGCGATGATGGCGGTCGGCTGACCCTTGGTGGCGCGGGCCTCGGCAAAGGCGGCGCGGATCTGATCGAAATCGTTGCCGTCGGCAAGCTCCACCACGTGGAACTTAAAGGCGCGGAACTTGTCGGCGAGCGGCATGGGGTCGTTGACCTCCTCGACGGGGCCGTCGATCTGCAGGCCGTTGTGGTCGACGATCACGCAGAGGTTATCGAGCTGATGGTTGCCGGCAAACATGGCTGCCTCCCAGACCTGGCCCTCCTCGCTCTCGCCATCACCCAGCAGGGCGTACGTGCGGTAAGTATCGCCCCAGTGCTTGGCGGCAACCGCCATGCCCACGGCGGCGGAGATGCCCTGGCCGAGCGAGCCGGTGGACATATCGACGCCCGGGGTGTCGTTCATGTTGGGATGACCTTGCAGGTGGCTGCCGATATGGCGCAGCGTCTCGAGATCCTCCTTGGGGAAGAACCCACGCTCGGCGAGCACGGCGTACAGGCCCGGAGCGCAATGGCCCTTGGAGAGCACAAAACGGTCGCGATCGGCCTTGCGGGGATCGGCCGGGTCGACGTTCATTTCCTCAAAGTACAGATAGGTCATGATGTCGGCAGCGCCGAGCGAACCGCCCGGATGGCCGGACTTGGCAGCGTGCACGCCGGTGACGATGCCCTTCCTTACCTCGTTGGCAACCTTTTTGAGCTCTTCGTCGCTCATTGTGCCTTCCTTTCATCCTCATTAGACAAAATGCGCACGGCACGGAAAGGTAATCCCAACACAGCCGCAATGCACGTACGTCATTCATTATGCTGGAAACTGATGGCTTTACCAGAGTTTTTATCATTATTTGAACAATTTAGCAGGCAGAACCGCTGATGAAACGGTTTATCAATGTGAACGTCTTTTGGATGGAACGCGATCGACCCTACGCGCTAATGTCCTTGAATCCCTCGCCGAAGGCTTCCGTAACGTCGGCAACCGTCACGATGGCATGAGGATCGCGCTCGCGCACGATCGTCTTGAGGGTATTGAGCTCTCGACGGCTCACGATGACCATAATCACTGGCTTCTCGGCACCCGAATACATGCCAGTCGCCTTAAACTTGGTACAACCACGACCCAGGCCATACATGATATCGGCAGCGATATCAGGGAACTTGTCCGAGATGATGAGTACCATACGGCGTTTGTTGCCACCATCGACCACGGCATCGATCACGTAGCCGCTAATGACCATCGAAAGGCCTGCATACAGTGCGTTTTCGATTGAAAAGACCGGAGCCGATAGCGCGCATACGGCAACATCGATCGCCATGACGGTCGAGCCCACCGGCAGCGAGGTGTTACGCGAGATGATTTGGCCAATCGTGTCCGAACCGCCGGTGTTGGCGCCGGCGCGCAACACCATGCCGTAACCGATGCCCGTAATAATGCCGCCCCACATGGCAGGGAGCATCAGGTCCGCATCCGCCAGAGGTGCTACAAACGGGGCGAACAGATCGGTAAAGAAGCCCAGCAGCACAAAGCCCGTCGCGGTCTGCACCACGTAGAACATGCCGCCCTCGCGCATAACGACCAACAACAGCAAGGCGTTCATCACGATCGTCTGAATACCAACGGGAAGCGATAGGCCGCGCGCCGCGCCGACCGCCTGGATAATGGTGGCAAGGCCCGTAACGCCACCGGCGGCAAGACCGTTGGGAATCAAAAACAAGTCGGTCGCGATGGCGGCCAAGGCACACCCCAACATGATCTGGGGCAGGTCGTGAAAGAAGTTCATCGAAAGAATGCGCTTGATGTCCAGACGATATGCCATGCTGCCTCCCTCAAAAAAGCGCACCCAAACGGATGCGCTTTGAACTTCTTCTTGTATTCGATTCTACCGATTCGCCGGACAAAAACCACCCCTGCGCAGGGTTTGCTCTGGATACAAAACCACACCGCTCGGAGGTTTTTAATCCATTTCCACATAAACCCGGGCGGTTTAAGCAGACGGGGTCTCCGCGTCAGCGTTGCCGGTAGCCCAGCGATGGTAGCCAATAACAAACGGGTCCAGGTCGCCATCGTCAAGGACGGCCTCGACATTGCTGGTCTCCACGCCCGTGCGTAAGTCCTTGACCATCTGGTACGGGTAGAGCACGTAGCTGCGAATCTGGTTGCCAAAACCAATCGTGGTCTTGGGTCCGCGGATCTCATCGAGCGCCTCGGCGCGCTTCTCGAGCTCAATCTCGTACAGGCGAGCCTTGAGGATCTGCATGCACGCGGCCTTGTTCTGAATCTGGCTGCGCTCGTTTTGGCAGGTGACCACAATGCCGCTGGGAAAATGCGTCACGCGCACGGCGGAGTCGGTGGTGTTGACGCCCTGACCGCCCGGGCCGCTCGCGTGGTACACGTCCACGCGGATGTCATCGGGACTGATCTCGATGTCGATATCATCGGGTAGCACGGGGATGACCTCGACGCCGGCAAACGTGGTCTGGCGGCGCTTCTTGTCGTCGGTGGGGCTAATGCGAACCAAGCGGTGGACGCCGGCCTCGGCGCGCAGCATGCCAAATGCGTCCTTGCCCTCGACGGTAAAGGTCGCACGGTCAATGCCGATGACCTCGGCCGCGGGACAGTCGTTGATGGTGACCTTCCAGCCGCGACGCTGGCAGTACTTCATGTACATCTTAAAGAGCATGAAGGTCCAGTCCTGGGCCTCCAGACCACCCTGTCCGGGCTTGATGGTCACAATGGCATCGCCGTGATCGAACTCACCGGTAAACCAGCTCGAAAGCTCAAGCTCATCGATGGCACGGGCCAGGCGCTCAGCCGTGGCTGCAGCCTCCTCGCGAAGGGCGGCGGCGTCGGGGTCATCCCCCATCTCCTCGGCAAGCTCCAGCGCGGCGCGGGCATCGGAAAGCTCGCCGCGCGCGGTGTCCACGGCAGCGATATCTTCCTTGGTACGCGCGATCTCCTCCATGGTGGCACGGGCGGCGTCGGCGTCATCCCAAAAGCCAGGGGCAACACTTTTGGCCTCGAGCTCGGTCACGCGCGTGCGCTTTTCGTCCAAATGGAGATACGACTCGACCTCGCCGAGCCGGTCCGCGAACGCGTCCAGCTCGGCGGGCGTTACCTCTAAAGCCTCAGCCATTAACGATTCCTGCCGTGGCAGTACTTAAACTTCTTGCCGCTACCGCAGGGGCACGGGTCGTTGCGGCCCACGTTGACGTACGGATCGTCGCTCTCGGACTTGCGATAGGTGGTCACCTTGCCACCGTTGTTGACGGCAGCCGGTCCGCCTTGGACAGCCGTGCGGGCCTGCACCTGCGCCTGCTTGCGCAGCACCGAGTCGCCGTTGTCACCATCGACCTCGGCAGGACCGGAGAAGCGCGCGCCCTCGAGCGCGGGCTCCTCCTTGTGCTCCACGGCACGCGGGGCAGCCTTGATCTCGATGCGCAGAACCGTGCGCAGGTAATCCTCATACATGGTATCGACGAGTATCTGGAACGCGCCGTAGGCCTCGGTCTTGTACTCGACCAGCGGGTCGCGCTGGCCAAAGCCGCGCAGGCCGATGCCGGTCTTGAGGTAGTCCATCTCCTGCAGGTAGTTCATCCAGCGGGTATCGATGACGCGCAGCATGACCTGGGTGTTGAGCTCACGCATCAGGTCCTCGCCCAGGCGCTCGGCCTTCATGTTGTAGCACTTCTCAACGTAGGCCAGGACATCGGCAGCCAGGG is a genomic window of Collinsella aerofaciens containing:
- the ftsE gene encoding cell division ATP-binding protein FtsE, whose amino-acid sequence is MGNHFRTSGAGDDAPKTQAGVQGSRFATPDSEGQPVAQAPAQPADQAQPASDPFAYNPTSDVALSGTAGFEPVQAVTARVEQPQAGAATPQPTMAGIPDPLAPATPAPQPAQSGLFAAIPDPTQPAAPVVESDQAAEVASLDNALNNPDFTSVFAPIDPQASRKKMAKQAGVEPVILMEHVTKIYPAQPNKPALDDINIEIYPGEFVFLVGHSGSGKTTLLSTLNRDVKPTSGRILVAGQDLMKIKNRKVPFLRRQIGAVFQDFKLLPQKTAYENVAFALQCIGKPKGVIRSQVPEVLRLVGLADQMDSLPDQLSGGEQQRVAVARAMVNRPPLLICDEPTGNLDPAISLGIMKLLERINRTGTTVIVATHDREMVDSMHRRVIALEGGHVIRDQERGGYGNYGTN
- a CDS encoding IS30 family transposase, whose translation is MSRPKPSGRSYGRLTRHERNTVERMLDRNRSAREIAAELGRSPSTVTREVAAHRYVTAPRSRYGEPAPADLSGACPRLSAWPRCCNGCSHRRGYGCSRRPRVFYSARRAQEAADAELSASRSGIDETEEGAAAKLAAIRDGLARGLSPQQIAATTPGLSASTVYRWVDAGYDGMTNMELRRKVGYRPRSRRAPKRATSHSARRSHASFLALGEDACAAAWEMDTVEGPRGDSARLLTLLHRPSRFQLALPLPDGTCASVLAALSSLRGVLGEDGARRAFGAVLTDNGSEFADEGAIAALFGERDGETRLFYCDPRQSQQKGACEKNHVEIRKLLPKGAGARFDRLTAADCALLMSQVNSEPRGALGFLTPARVLRAALGEDASALMDAFGIEELAPGELDLTPGCIDRARAARGEGPLAG
- a CDS encoding transketolase family protein, which produces MADVKKIATRVSYGEALVELANEHDDFVVLDADLAAATQTGKFKAACPDRFFDVGIAESNLMGVAAGIATTGRVAFASTFAMFAAGRAFEQVRNSIGYPHLNVKIGATHAGISVGEDGATHQCCEDIALMRVIPGMTVIVPADDVEARAVTRAAYECDGPVYMRFARLASPVINDPETYNFELGKGIVMREGADVTIIACGLMVGEALEAAEQLAAEGIDAEVINMHTIKPIDADLIVKSATKTGHVVTVEEHSVIGGLGSAVADVLCEQCPTPLKKIGVNDTFGESGPGAELLHKYGLDAANIVATTKEFLA
- a CDS encoding transketolase, which codes for MSDEELKKVANEVRKGIVTGVHAAKSGHPGGSLGAADIMTYLYFEEMNVDPADPRKADRDRFVLSKGHCAPGLYAVLAERGFFPKEDLETLRHIGSHLQGHPNMNDTPGVDMSTGSLGQGISAAVGMAVAAKHWGDTYRTYALLGDGESEEGQVWEAAMFAGNHQLDNLCVIVDHNGLQIDGPVEEVNDPMPLADKFRAFKFHVVELADGNDFDQIRAAFAEARATKGQPTAIIAETMKGKGVSFMENQVGWHGKAPNDEQFEQAMAELTAAGEEL
- a CDS encoding YitT family protein — encoded protein: MAYRLDIKRILSMNFFHDLPQIMLGCALAAIATDLFLIPNGLAAGGVTGLATIIQAVGAARGLSLPVGIQTIVMNALLLLVVMREGGMFYVVQTATGFVLLGFFTDLFAPFVAPLADADLMLPAMWGGIITGIGYGMVLRAGANTGGSDTIGQIISRNTSLPVGSTVMAIDVAVCALSAPVFSIENALYAGLSMVISGYVIDAVVDGGNKRRMVLIISDKFPDIAADIMYGLGRGCTKFKATGMYSGAEKPVIMVIVSRRELNTLKTIVRERDPHAIVTVADVTEAFGEGFKDISA
- the prfB gene encoding peptide chain release factor 2, with protein sequence MAEALEVTPAELDAFADRLGEVESYLHLDEKRTRVTELEAKSVAPGFWDDADAARATMEEIARTKEDIAAVDTARGELSDARAALELAEEMGDDPDAAALREEAAATAERLARAIDELELSSWFTGEFDHGDAIVTIKPGQGGLEAQDWTFMLFKMYMKYCQRRGWKVTINDCPAAEVIGIDRATFTVEGKDAFGMLRAEAGVHRLVRISPTDDKKRRQTTFAGVEVIPVLPDDIDIEISPDDIRVDVYHASGPGGQGVNTTDSAVRVTHFPSGIVVTCQNERSQIQNKAACMQILKARLYEIELEKRAEALDEIRGPKTTIGFGNQIRSYVLYPYQMVKDLRTGVETSNVEAVLDDGDLDPFVIGYHRWATGNADAETPSA